From one Botrytis cinerea B05.10 chromosome 7, complete sequence genomic stretch:
- the Bcatp3 gene encoding Bcatp3, whose amino-acid sequence MLSRTARPALRAAVAASSRPVAPQAAGYATLREIEDRLKSIRNIEKITNTMKIVASTKLTRAQKAMRESRSYGESSNSVFEHAETKALESDKKRLIVVASSDKGLCGGIHSGLSKQVRRMLAADSNADIVVLGEKCKAQLSRSSGKNIVMSFAGVGKDVPTFADAQAIADQIVLLPTDYSSVQIVYNKFINATSYEATPIEAFSEEAIANSPNFSAFEIEDETLGNLREYALANSLFWALAEGHACEQSARRNAMDNASKNAGDMITKYQILFNRTRQAVITGELVEIITGAAASEE is encoded by the exons ATGCTTTCGAGAACTGCCAGACCCGCTCTGCGAGCAGCCGTCGCGGCTTCCTCCAG ACCAGTTGCCCCTCAAGCTGCCGGATATGCGACCCTCCGTGAAATCGAGGACAGATTAAAGTCCATTCGCAACATCGAGAAAATTACAAACACCATGAAGATCGTTGCATCCACCAAGCTTACCCGAGCACAAAAGGCTATGCGAGAGTCCCGATCCTACGGAGAGAGCTCCAACAGCGTTTTCGAGCATGCCGAGACCAAGGCCTTGGAGAGTGacaagaagagattgattgtTGTCGCCAGTTCAGACAAGGGTCTTTGCGGTGGTATCCATTCCGGTTTGTCCAAGCAAGTCCGCAGAATGTTGGCAGCAGACTCAAATGCCGACATCGTTGTTTTGGGTGAGAAGTGCAAGGCTCAACTCAGTCGTTCCAGTGGAAAGAACATTGTCATGAGCTTTGCTGGTGTTGGAAAGGATGTCCCTACATTCGCAGATGCTCAAGCTATCGCGGATCAAATCGTTCTCTTGCCAACTGACTACTCCTCCGTTCAAATTGTTTACAACAAGTTCATCAACGCTACAAGTTACGAGGCCACCCCAATCGAGGCTTTCTCCGAGGAGGCTATTGCCAACTCCC CCAACTTCTCCGCATTCGAGATCGAAGATGAGACCCTTGGTAACCTCCGTGAATATGCTCTCGCCAACTCCCTCTTCTGGGCCCTTGCTGAGGGACATGCCTGTGAACAATCTGCCCGTCGTAATGCTATGGAC AATGCTTCCAAGAACGCCGGTGACATGATCACCAAGTACCAAATTCTCTTCAACAGAACCCGTCAAGCCGTCATTACTGGTGAATTGGTTGAAATTATTACTGGTGCTGCTGCTTCAGAAGAATAG